A window of Citrus sinensis cultivar Valencia sweet orange chromosome 7, DVS_A1.0, whole genome shotgun sequence contains these coding sequences:
- the LOC102622347 gene encoding ABC transporter F family member 5: MDVTTTTTNLRSSFFSTLQPRFTPFASAKSFTNSLNFTKKQRPRITCQVSAATVEKKSIAKAQSDVESLFSSSADEFENKKYSNKQSNTGASSISSGVKLENISKSYKGVTVLKDVTWEVKKGEKVGLVGVNGAGKTTQLRIIAGQEEPDSGNVIKAKSNMKIAFLSQEFEVSMSRTVREEFMSAFKEEMEIAGKLERVQKALESAVDDMDLMGRLLDEFDLLQRKAQAVNLDTLDAKVSKLMPELGFTADDGDRLVASFSSGWQMRMSLGKILLQDPDLLLLDEPTNHLDLDTIEWLEGYLGKQDVPMVIISHDRAFLDQLCTKIVETEMGVSRTYEGNYSQYVLEKAAWIESQYAAWEKQQREIEQTKDLINRLGAGANSGRASSAEKKLERLQEEEQIEKPFQRKQMKIRFPERGRSGRSVVTIKNLEFGYEDRLLFNRANLTIERGEKTAIIGPNGCGKSTLLKLIMGLEKPRGGEVLLGEHNVLPNYFEQNQAEALDLDKTVLETVAEAAEDWRIDDIKGLLGRCNFKADMLDRKVSLLSGGEKARLAFCKFMVKPSTLLVLDEPTNHLDIPSKEMLEEAISEYKGTVITVSHDRYFVKQIVNRVVEVKGSNLQDYAGDYNYYLEKNLDAREKELEREAELEERAPKIKAKSKMSKAEKEARKKQKMQAFQAAKQKSKGSKNAKRWK, translated from the exons ATGGACGTAACAACCACGACCACCAACCTCCGCTCCTCCTTCTTCAGCACTTTGCAGCCTCGTTTCACACCATTTGCATCCGCAAAATCCTTCACAAACTCACTCAATTTCACGAAAAAACAACGACCTCGAATCACATGCCAAGTATCAGCTGCCAccgttgaaaaaaaatcaatcgcCAAGGCACAAAGCGACGTCGAATCACTGTTTTCGAGTTCAGCCGATGAATTCGAGAACAAGAAGTACTCAAACAAGCAATCAAACACGGGGGCTTCCAGTATTTCATCTGGGGTAAAGTTAGAAAACATAAGCAAGAGCTACAAAGGAGTGACTGTATTGAAAGACGTGACATGGGAAGTGAAAAAGGGCGAGAAAGTTGGCTTAGTGGGCGTTAATGGAGCGGGGAAAACGACCCAGTTGAGAATTATCGCAGGGCAAGAGGAACCCGATTCGGGGAATGTGATAAAGGCGAAGAGTAATATGAAAATTGCGTTCTTGAGCCAAGAATTCGAGGTTTCAATGAGCAGAACGGTAAGAGAAGAGTTTATGAGTGCGTTTAAAGAGGAAATGGAGATTGCTGGGAAGTTGGAGAGAGTGCAAAAGGCTTTAGAAAGTGCTGTTGATGATATGGATTTGATGGGGAGACTTTTGGATGAGTTTGATTTGTTGCAGAGGAAAGCACAGGCTGTGAATTTGGATACGTTGGATGCTAAGGTTAGTAAGTTGATGCCGGAGCTAGGATTTACGGCTGACGATGGAGATAGGTTGGTGGCATCGTTTAGTAGTGGGTGGCAGATGAGAATGTCGCTCGGGAAGATTTTGTTGCAG GATCCAGATTTATTGCTTCTGGATGAGCCTACAAATCACCTTGATCTTGACACAATTGAGTGGCTTGAAGGTTATCTCGGCAAGCAAGATGTGCCAATGGTTATCATATCTCACGACAGAGCTTTTCTTGATCAGCTGTGTACTAAAATTGTGGAAACTGAAATGGGTGTGTCCAGGACGTACGAGGGAAATTATTCTCAGTACGTATTGGAAAAGGCAGCATGGATTGAATCTCAGTATGCTGCATGGGAGAAGCAGCAGAGGGAAATTGAGCAGACAAAAGACTTGATAAACAGGTTGGGTGCAGGGGCAAATTCTGGGCGTGCTTCTTCAGCTGAAAAG AAGCTGGAGAGGCTTCAGGAAGAGGAACAAATTGAGAAGCCATTCCAAcggaaacaaatgaaaattaggTTCCCAGAGCGTGGAAGAAGTGGTAGATCTGTTGTAACAATTAAGAACCTGGAATTTGGATACGAGGATAGA CTTCTGTTTAATCGAGCAAATCTCACAATTGAAAGGGGAGAGAAAACTGCCATCATTGGCCCAAATGGTTGTGGTAAGAGTACTTTGCTGAAATTGATAATGGGTTTAGAGAAGCCAAGAGGAGGTGAAGTTCTGCTTGGTGAGCATAATGTCCTACCAAACTATTTTGAGCAGAATCAG GCTGAGGCACTTGATTTGGACAAAACAGTACTTGAGACAGTAGCAGAAGCTGCAGAGGACTGGAGAATTGATGATATAAAGGGCCTCCTTGGTCGTTGTAATTTCAAAGCTGACATGCTTGATAGAAAGGTTTCCCTTTTGAGTGGTGGTGAGAAG GCACGTCTTGCATTTTGCAAATTCATGGTAAAACCATCAACTCTTCTAGTTTTGGATGAACCAACTAATCACTTGGATATTCCTTCAAAAGAGATGCTCgag GAGGCCATATCAGAGTACAAGGGCACAGTAATCACAGTTTCTCATGACCGATACTTCGTAAAGCAAATAGTTAATAGAGTAGTGGAGGTTAAAGGCAGCAATTTACAGGACTATGCTGGTGATTACAAT TATTACCTAGAGAAAAACCTCGATGCTCGGGAAAAGGAGCTTGAACGTGAGGCAGAGCTCGAAGAAAGGGCTCCAAAAATCAAGGCCAAATCCAAGATGTCAAAG GCTGAGAAGGAAGCTCGGAAGAAACAGAAAATGCAGGCCTTCCAGGCAGcgaaacaaaaatcaaaaggcTCGAAGAATGCAAAGAGATGGAAATGA